One Bythopirellula goksoeyrii genomic window, CCGGAAGCTACGCCCTATGCATGGGCTCTAACGGCCCGAAGTACGGGATACTCCCCGACGTGAAATTCGAGAACACCGGACTATTCATGTACGCACGCACCTTCGCCCTCCGCGAAGTGGTTGACGGTATGAGCAGGACATTCGTCGCAGGGGAGACTACCAATGGTCACCTCAAGGAATTCGACACCTACAACATTTGGAGTCAGGGCATTCGCCATGTCACCTCGTTGCGTAACACAGAGAATCCGCTGAATACCCCACCTGGCATCGGCACAACCAGGGCGATGAAGGCCACCTCCACTCCGCTGGCGAATGGAGCGTTTATCAGCAACCATCCCGGTGGAGGAAACTTCGTCTTCGGAGACGGGCACGCCGTGTTCATTAGTGAAAATATCGATCTCGAGACCTATCGAGCTCTTTCCACACGGGCAGGACAGGAAGCCGTTGCCGACAATTCGTGATGGGCTTCTCCACGTTACCTACAACACAATTCGAACTGCGCAGACCTGGAATTGCAATCAAGGACGCTGAGACTGGAATCATGCTTTCCCCCTATACCGTCCAGCATGGTACTCTTGGCCGCGGTTTGGCGCTTTGCCTGGCCGTGCTTCTCGGCTGGTTGGGGGCGATGGTAGTAGGCTGCGGGGATGGGCGGCCCAAGCGGGTTGCTGTGTCCGGACAAGTCCTGATCGATGGAAAGCCACTTCCCGGAGGGAACATAAAGTTTGTCCCGTATGGGGCCAGGCCGTCAATGGGCACCATTGGTGAGCAGGGGCACTTTACACTCACCTGTTTTGACGGTGAGGATGGGGCCATTCCTGGAATGCATCGCATTGAGATCGTATCAAACGAGGTTTTGAGCCAGACAGCAATACGCTGGTATGCTCCGAAGAAATACGCGGATTTTCTGACATCGGGACTGGAAGTGGATGTTACTGTGCCGACCGACACCCTGAAAATTCATTTGACCTGGAATGGAGGGAAGCCGTTTGTGGAAAAGGTCGACATGGGGAGCGAGGGGAAGTGATTCGCCTCGCATAGCCTCGGCGACTCAAGAGGCGAGACCTCGGCGCAATCGGGAAAAGAAGCGGAAAGCCCAGTTGCGAGCTTGTTTCTGACTTCTGGACTCAGAGTGACATCCGATCCCAGGAAAATTTGAATTATTCGCCAACTTTATTAAGATACATGCTAGAATGGCTGCTAACGCATAGTTCTAGGAGAATTGGGATTGGAATAACAAAGAGTTGTCATTTAGCCAGGACAATGGCTTAATGACCGGCGCTTTCCATTGCGATCCAGACAACTTTTTCAAAGAGTGGGAAGACACATGAAACCACAAAGAAAGACAACGTTGAAGGGCAAGCAGAAACCACGTCGTTCGAAGCACTTCGCCAAGCGCTTAACCTGCTACACGACCGCAGCAGGTTTGGGCGCGTTTGCCTACGGTGAAACAGCCCAAGCCTTGGTGATCCATCATGATGTCGAACCGGATCTTGCCGCCACTTTGATCGACATGGATCAAGGTCTGGTAGGCGACTACTATATCGATATGAATGGTGACGGGATCGACGACTTCAGGATCCGCTATCAGATTGCAGGCTACGACCTAGCAGCGATTCGTTTCCAAGGGGTGGGCTATTCGGAGGAACTTTCGAATACAGACAAGGGCAGTAACTACTATGTTCGCTCGTTCGAACTGGGCGATTCGATAGGACCTGGTGCAGTAACTACCTCTACCGGCTATGGGATTGTAGCGCCGAACTATACGAACTTCGGCGCTACAGATACCGAGAACTACCCGCAATTTGCCGGTATCCGGATAGACATCGGCGGTATGACACATTATGGATGGGTCCGTATGCAAGTAACTCCTCTCGAGGATTTCACGCCCGTTGCGCCCCTGACAGCGACCATTTTTGACTGGGCCTATGAAACGGATCCGGACACCGCCATTATTGCGGGCGATGTAGGTTCCTTCATTCCTGGAGATTTTGATGATGATGGAGATGTGGACGGCGCCGACCTTAATCAGTGGCAAGGCGATTACGGCGTCAACGGAGGAAGTGATGCCGATGTGGATGGTGACAGCGACGGCAGAGACTTTCTCATTTGGCAAAGGAGCTACACAGGGCCTATGCTAGTGGCATCGAGCACCAGCATACCCGAGCCGACCTCTTTGGCTCTCTTGGCGGCCGGAGGAGGTGCACTAGCCCTGAAGCGACGCCGACGTACCTAACGGTAAGAGCGGCACGGGCATCTAGAGCCAATGAGGAACAGTCATGTTCGTTGAGTGCGTGTCGAATTTGTGTGGAATCCAGTGACGTGAGCAAACGCATTGCGCATCGGATCCTGCTGATCGGCTGGGAAGCGGCAGATTGGCATGTCATCCGCCCTCTTGTTGACTCCGGATTGATGCCGACGCTTGCCAAGCTCATGGAAAACGGCGTGAGTGGGAACCTGGCTACTATTCAGCCAATCGTGCCCCCTATGCTATGGACTTCCATTGCTACAGGCAAACGAGCTGACAAACACGGGATTTGCGGTTGTGTCGAACCCACAGAGGACGCTACTGGCCTGCGACCGGTTTCCTGTTCAAGGCGTTCCTGCAAAGCAGTCTGGAATATCCTGTCTCAGGTAGGCATGACCTCCCGAGTTGTGGGCTGGCCGGCCAGCCACCCTGCCGAACCGATTCAAGGCACCGTGGTTTCAAATCGCTTCGGCAGTTCTTTGCAAGACGCTGCGGAGGAACTTTCGTTCGCTCCACAGACGTTTCATCCGGCTTCGCTTGAGAAAGAGATTGGCCCGCGTTGCATTCGCTCGTCAGAGCTTCAGATGGATGCGATTCTTCCGTTCGTTCCCCAACTCGAACAGATCGATTGGAAAAGTGACCAGCGAATTCACAATCTCGTTCGCCTAATCGCACGCACATCCTCGGTACATGCGGCCGCCTGCCATCAAATCGTCCAGCAACCCTGGGACTTCCAGGCAGTTTATTACTCTGCGATCGACGACTTTTCCAAGTGTTTTGGCCCCTCTTCCCAGAAGCACTCGGATGCCGATCTTCCGTGGGATGCTATCCACAGGAACATACTAATCGGTTGTTACCAATTCCTCGACATGATGTTAGAAACACTGTTATCTCTTGCTGGCGCCGATACCACGGTTCTGCTTGTGAGTGACCACGGTGGGCAGCGGGGAATTTATCAACAGGGCTTTGTTACCTCCCAGTCGCACGACCTACCCCAGTACGGCTTTGGTATCGCTTGCGCAAAAGGGCCGGGAATTCTTAGCAGCACCCAGCTTACTGGTGCGACGGTCTTGGATGTGACACCGACAATTCTGACAATGCTTGGCATTGCCGTCGGCAATGACATGGATGGACGTCCCTGGCACGAGATATTTGTAGAACAGGTTCCATCCAAACACATCAAATCGTGGGAATCGGAACAGAGAAGTGCTGGAAAGCCTATCGAAAATATTGCTACCAACCCTCGTGACAATGCCGACGCTTTACAACTCCTGAGTGACCTGGGACATAATTATGCCCCGAGCGGTGACTTGCAGCAGATGGTGACTAGGGTGTCCCTGATCAATCGGATTAATCTTGCGTTAGCGCTCACCGACAGCAATCGCGTAGCACAAGCCATCGAGCATTGGAAAGCTCTCGTCACCGACTACCCTGGAGAATCCAGCCATGCGATTCAACTGGCGTCGTGCTACCAGCGTTTCGATTGCTGGTCTGAGTGCAAGGACACACTGGCACATATCCCGCAAGAAGCCCGGAAGTTACCCGAAGTTCAGTTTATGTTGGCAAAGATTGCATTGCAGGAAGGCGAAAAAGGTGAGGCTCTGCGCATCGCCTGCGAGTTGGCAGAACAAGGATCGGACAATTCTCACTTTCTGAACCGCGTTGGTGGCCTGTTTTTGCAGGCAAGTGCCTGGGTGCAAGCGGAGTCAGTCTTTCAGAGCTCTTTGGCTGCCTGTAAGACCAATCCGATAGCCCATGACGGCCTAGCACAAGTGTATCTTGAGCTTGATCAGCTTAACACTGCGGTGAAGCATGCGAGAATCGCTGTGGAATTGATCCCTCACTTTCCTGCTGCCCACTTCCATCTTGGCGCGGCGCTGCACTACGCCTGTTACGACGAGGAAGCTATCGCCGCCTTTGAAACCTGTCTCTCCATGGGCTATGAGCTAGAAGAAACACACAGTCGTCTTGCCGGTTTGTATCTCCTCCGAGATCCGGCCAAAGCCAAGCAACACCGGGATTCGGCCAACTTGTCCTGAAGGGATTCATGACCCGATAGAGACTACTAAGGTTCCCAACAGAGCGGCCTGCTGTTGGGCATACAGGATACAGAGTTCCGCCGATATGAGGACGCTTCATACCTCCCCCAAGACAGTTACCAACGGCTTGACATTGTCAGTCCACAGACTTAGGATGCGCGGTGTTTCGTGATTGTGGTCTGCCTCATTCAGATTGGGCGAGCATCCCGCACCAGAATCCGGGGACACAGAAGAGCTTGCGTTTTCAAAAATGCATTGTAGTTGGCGTGGATTGCCTTTGTAGTGCGTGAGAGATGCAACATGCTCGCAACGTCGTCAATCGGCTGTCGAAAACATGACGGATCTTGCATTTGCCACTCCCTTGGGGAGTCAGCAATCGTGTCCCCGTCATTTGAATAGGACCAAAAATCATGAATAGGTTCACCGACAAAAAATGCCAGCACCTAGCACGTGGTTTCACACTTGTAGAGCTCTTGGTCGTTATCGCGATCATAGGAGTCCTGGTTGCCTTGTTGCTCCCTGCCGTACAGGCTGCCCGGGAGTCGGCGCGCAAGACCCAATGTCAGAGTAATCTCCGGCAACTGGCACTGGCGGTGTTGAATTACGAATCTAGCCAGAAGATACTCCCAATCGGTATGGAGTTTGAAGAAGGCGAAGAGCCGGCGTTTACGACTAAGATCGGCAAGAACTGGATCATCTCCGTACTGCCGCAGATGGAACAGCAGGGTCTTTACGACACTTTTGACTTCTCTTCCTACATTCCAGATGCCCAAAACCAGGCAGTACGCGGAACGCGAATCGCGTCTATGCTTTGTCCATCGGATTCCTTCAACGCTGAAGCACTCGACGATACGACTGCCTTGCGACGCAAGATGGGTGATAATTGGGCTCGGTCTAACTATGCGGCCAGTGTAGGCAATGGCCCAATCATTGGGGATAAGAACCGAGAGAATGCCTTCTGGGGCGAAGAATCCAAAGGGTGGCAAGACGCGAACCTCCGTGGTGTGATGGGGCCCAATGTTTCAGTTAAGCTTGGACAAATCACCGACGGCACAAGTAACACAATTATGTTGGGCGAAGTCCGAGCAGGTGTCACTCAGAGCGATCGGCGTGGCGTCTGGGCCTTGGGGGGCGCAGGGTCGAGCTTGATTGCCTGGTACGGTTCGTCGAGTGACTCAAACGGCCCTAATGTGTGCAACGTCAATGCAGACGACGTTAACGGGTGCGTGCCCTCCGAGGATGCGATTAGGGCAACGGAGTGTATGCCTTGCTGGACGGGAGGATATAGCGCCCAGGCAACCACCAGAAGCCTGCATTTCGGAGGTGTTCAGATGGCTTTTGCAGATGGTAGCGTCCACTGGATTAGCGATACTATTGAAACCAGCGGACCCTACGGTGAGTTTTGGACGGTCTGGGATAAATTGATCGCCAGTTCCGATGGACTAATTATCGATGGCAGAGAATGAACTCTGCTGTGAATTCCTCGCGCCGAGTAAACCTGGAATGCCATCGCAACTATTAAGAGTCTTGGCTCCGATCCATGCGGGATGGCCAACTCGAGCCCCGGTTGTTGAGGAGAACCTATGATTCCGTTGCCAGAATCGATGCCAGTTGTAATCATAAAGCTTCGACGACGGGCAGCCGTGAGTGGCCTTATGATATGCCTGCTTTTGGTAGGTTGCGACAACTCAGGCAGAGTTCAAGTAAGCGGGACGGTGAATTTCGTTGACGGAGAAGTCCCTCAAGGGGAAGTCTCTATGATTCGCTTCGAACCAACGTCCTACCAGAAGAGCACCGACGGCGAAGTAATCAAAGGAGCCTATGGCTACATTCAACCGGATGGTTCCTTTCGGATGACGACTTTGAAACCAGACGACGGAGTTTACCCCGGCACCTATAAGGTGTGTTTCACCGTACTGAAGTCCTACATGAGCGGTGAGCCGTTAATTCCCCGAATATACATGTCCAAGAAGACGACTCCGTTTGAGCAGACAATTAATGGTCCGACGCAAGACCTGTATTTTGAATTAGAGAAGCTCCCGGGGAATTGAGCCCCCAGATGATGGCCAGTTCATGTCGTGGCGGCACTTGCCGATCGCCTTGAGTACTGTTTTTACAGTCATCCCTAGTTTTCAAGAAGTTTCTCTCGAGGGTAACTCTCGAATCGCAATTGAATTGGCTTTCAACACTCTAATTGGTCGTCCCTGATAAACTCACAAAACTCTTCCAATAGCGGTAGCATCTCTTCTCCGCTGGCGCTAAAATTTGCCAAGTTTTGATCCTTATGGTCGTGAAAGCTGGCAAAAAATGAAACCTAAAAAGCAGACCTTGCAACGCGAATTGTTTGGCGCCCACTTTTCGGAAATGCTGAATCCCGAGCACCCGTTGTACGTGCTCGCTGAGCGGATCGACTGGCAGCAGTTCGATGTGGCCATCGATTCCTGCTATGCCGACGAGCTTGGCCGACCAGGCGTGAACACCCGTCTGATGGTTGGCCTGATGTACTTGAAGCATGCGTTTAACGAGAGCGACGAGTCGGTAGTGGCTCGTTGGGTGGAAAATCCGTATTGGCAGTTCTTTTGTGGCTTCGAGTACATGCAGCACGATCCTCCGGTCGATTCGTCGATGATGAGCAAGTGGCGGAAGCGGGTGGGCGCCGAGCGATTGGAGAAACTCCTGGAAGTGACGATCCATACCGCGCTGGCGATGAAAGCCATCAAGCCCAAAGAGCTGGAGAAGGTGAACGTCGATACGACTGTCCAAGAAAAGGCGATTGCTTTTCCGACCGACGCTCGTTTGTATCAGAAGATGCGGGTTGCTTTGGTGCGGCACGCCAAGGCGTTAAACCTGCCGCTGCGGCAGAGCTACCGATTCGTGGGCAAACAGCTGCTATTCAAGCAACATCGCTACGCGCACGCCAAACAAATGAAACGGGCTGCGAAGATGACGCGTAAGTTGAAAACGCTGCTGGGCCGTGTGGTCCGTGACATTGAGCGTAAGGCCCCGAAAAGACGTGGTCAAATCGTTGACGAGGCGCTGCATGAGTTGTTGGTTCTGGCGCATCGCCTCTTGGCACAGACGCGCGACAGCAAGAACAAGCTGTACAGCGTACATGCCCCGGAAGTGGAGTGCATCGCCAAGGGCAAAGCACACAAGCGTTACGAGTTTGGCTGCAAGGCGAGTGTGGCCACCACCAGCAAGAGCAATTGGATTGTCGGCGCGCAGGCCTTGCACGGCAATCCCTACGACGGCCATACGCTGGAAAGAGCGATTGAGCAAGTCAAGCGATTAACTCGTAACACGCCCAGTGACGTGATCGTCGACAAGGGTTATCAAGGGCACGGTTATCAAGGAGAAGCAATGGTGCACGTGGTTCGCACGATTCCCAAAAGGGCGACTCGCGCCGTGCGGCGGATGTTAAAACGTCGTGCTGCGGTCGAGCCGACCATCGGTCATTTGAAGAGTGACAACCGACTCAGTCGGAATCATTTAACCGGCAAAGCGGGCGATCGGATCAACACGCTGCTGGCCGCCGCGGGGTACAATCTGCGGAAGCTGCTGCGCTGGGTCGTTTTTTTGCCTGTTTTACAGTCCATGCTGCGCTTGGTGACCATACTTTGGCTCAAGATCAGACGCAAAGACGCGCCGAGCCGGTTGGCGTCTGCCTGAGGTTGCTTACCCAAATTACTGCGCGAAACCCAAAAGGGAATTTATCAGGGACGACTAATTGTTCTGACGCAATAGTCGATTATTTTGGGAGATTTGTGGCCCGCCTAGTCTTACCATTCTCGGTAGAGCCTGGTATCAATCTGACTCTCGTCATTATGTCGAACTTCATTATTGAAGAAATGCCTTGGAAGCAAACTTACTGTTTGAACCTCAAGTTGGTGAGGCTGAAACCTCAATATACGAGGCAGCCATAAAGCCGCATTTCTTTCGGAAATCCCACAAGAGATTAGTACTGTGCGGTGTAAAAATCCTAATTACGGTGGCCGCTTTTGGAAAACCCAATACTTTTCGGTAACTCATACTAGATTTCTTAGGTAAAATCCCGATACAGGAATTCTGTACAGACAAATCACCGAAGTATGGTCTTTTAGGCGAATCTCTATGACCAATATTCTGCCCACGGTTGTCGTCTCTGGCCCCCCTCGCTCGGGTACCAGCCTCATGATGCAAATGCTTCTTGCATCAGGGATCAAGGTCATCACCGACGGCGAGCGTGCGGAGGACGATAACAATCCTCGTGGATATTTCGAGCACAAGGAAGTCATGCGGCTGGCACAGGACAAGTCGATTTTTCACGACTCAGCTGGCAAGGCAGTCAAAGTCATTCATGCTCTACTTAAACACATCCCAGTAGGTATGCCGTTGGCCGTGATCTTTCTTGAGCGTGATCTCGATGAAGTACTCGCTTCTCAATCGGTCATGCTCGAGCGACTTGGTCGACCGCAAGCCAAAATTGCTCCTCAGCGCATGCGAGATATACTCGAGAGCCAGCTTACTTTGGTTCGCAAAGAACTCGAAGCTCGCACCGACACGTCTTTGCTGGAAGTTAAATACGCTCAATTAATTGCAGACCCGACTGCTACTGCCAAGCAGATCGCAGCTTTTCTCGAACCGGTGCTCGGAAGGCAACTTGATTACGAGGCAATGGCCGCATGTGTAGATGCTTCACTCTATCGCCAGAAAAAAGCATAGTGGAGTGCCGGTTTCCAGATCGACTCTCACAGAGAATACTACTCAGGTTCAATGAGGGATGAGGTCGTTCTTTTCTATGACAAGCTGGGATACCGAGTGCCCTTGAACAACTGCTTCTTGGTAGGAACTACTGCCGTTGGGAAGACGGTCGCCGGTGGAGCCATTTTCAATTGCCATTTATAACCGCGAGAAACTCCCCGGCTTTTCTGACGTCCAGAAAACCTTGTATGTGATCCAGCTAAACACGTATTCGATCACCACCCCGCTTCGGCCCTTGCTTTCGCCGTGCATACTCGACGAGAATCCGACGCATCGCTTCCGCAGCGGCCGCAAAGAAGTGGCCTCGACTGTTCCTACGCTTAGCCTTATCCACATCAACTAGACGCAGTTAGGCTTCATGCACCAGCGCCGTCGCTTGAAGAATCTGACCTGACTTCTCGTTGGCGATCTTAGCGGCAGCGAGTTTCCGCAACACGTCGTAGAACAAGGGCAAAAGCTGGTCGGCAGCGGACGGATCGCCATGTTCGATTCGGGGCAAGATTTGCGTGACTTAGGTCATGAGGTCGATTAAAGCCGACTTTTTCCAGGAGTAGGTTGCTATTTTCTCTCCAGCCAGGGATGCAACCTAATTTGGCATTTTTTGCCGACGAGAGCACCTCCTACAAAGATATCGCCAAGTCCCCGAACTTCACGAGGTAGCTACACCGCCATCAATTGGCCCAATCCGGAACTTGCTGAGGTTGGACCAATTGCGCCAAGCAAAGCTTGGGAAAGGGGAATGAGATGTAAATTACACCTTTGAAACCTTTCATCGGAACCTTGCGGGTGATAACCCCGTCCAGTAGAGCCTGACCAGCAACTGGAAGCGAGTTTTGCGTGGTGTCGGGTGACCGGCCCTGCGAAGCCGACCAAGCTCCGCTCGGTGCCCGCAGCGAGTCCGAAAGCCATGCTATTGAGCGTCGAAAGACCCAATCGTGGGAGCCTTTGCCTTTTGATGACCAAGGGCCACGCTGCCGCATTTTTTGGTCTGGTGCAAGCAGTCCTGCCGGCGTCGGTTTGGAACATGTGCAAACGGATGATAGAGGTTCCCCAGGAACTTGGGAGATCCTGTTGCTTCCTCGGCAACATCCCGGACGGAGACACCGAGTGACCAACTCCAGGCTCTGGCAGCTTACTCGTCTGCCAGGGAGCGAAAGAGAACGAGTGCAGCTGAGGTATCGCCAAGCGAAGGAAACGAAGTGCGGCGAGATGGGTAGCAGGAAGTCATAGCGTCTTGATAGTACCGTTGAAGCTGGCGAACTTCACCCCGTTGGAGCCAGTCGAGGGAAGCGAGACGTCGAATCATGGAACCGTTTTTGAGAAACACGACGAATGCCTCGAAATTCGATAGACGTGTACACGAAACAGAGACGGATAGCAGCGTTGGCGAGACGGTCTTCAGAGATGGCCTTCACATCGCTCGCCTATCTGATGGACATTGACTGGTTAAAGGATGCGTATCGATGCACGCGTAAGGACGGTGCTGCTGGTGTCGACGGAGTGACCGCGGAACAATATGAACAGGATTTGGAGGGCAACCTTCAAAGCCTGCTCGACCGCGCGAAGTCCGGCACCTATAAAGCTCCTCCTGTGCGCCGAGTGCACATTCCGAAAGGCGGCTCCACCACGGAGACTCGTCCGCTCGGAATACCTACGCTTGAGGATAAAATTCTCCAGCGTGCGGTGGTCATGTTTACTGGATCCAATCTATGAGCAGGACTTCTTGGACTGTTCCTACGGATTTCGACGTGGCCGCTCGGCACACGATGCGTTGAGTGCCTTCCGCGACCAGACGATGCGCCATTGGCGAACGGGCGTGACAGTTTTGGAGGTCGATATCCGGAAATTTTTCGATAATCTGGATCATCAACATCTCAGGCAGTTTCTCCGACAGAGGGTGCGTGATGGCGTGTTGCTGCGTCTGATCGACAAGTGGTTGAAAGCGGGCGTGATGGAGGATGGTAACGTCAGTTACCCGGACTCCGGATCGCCCCAGGGTGGTGTTGTTTCTCCCTTGATTTCGAACGTGTTCTTGCACTACGTGCTGGACCTCTGGTTCGAACAAGAAGTGAAGCCCCGCCTGCGTGGGAAGGCTTTCCTCATCCGCTATGCGGATGATTTCGTGATCGGCTTTTGCGATCCTCGCGATGCTGAACGCGTGCTGGAAGTCCTTCCGAAACGATTTGGTAAGTATGGGCTGACCGTCCACCCGACCAAGACGAAACTCATTTCGTTCCGTCCCCCGTCTTCACGGACGAAGGACGACGATCGTCCTGGCACGTTTGACCTGCTTGGATTCACCCACTACTGGGCGAAATCCCTGAAGGGCTATTGGGTGGTCAAGCTGAAAACTGCCTCCGATCGTTTTACCCGAGCCGTGCGTAGCATCGATAAGTGGTGCCACGACAATCGGCACTTGCCACTTGCTGAGCAACAACACACGCTCAACCTGAAGCTGCGGGGACACTACGCGTATTACGGAGTAACGGGAAACTCGGAGTGCATGAACAGGTTCCGCCAAGAAGTCGAGAACCGATGGCGTAAGTGGCTTAACCGCCGCAACAACATCCGCTCGATGCACTGGCAGAAATTCTGCGCATTGCTCCGTCGTTACCCGCTTGCTCCCGCACGCGCAGTTCGTTCGCAGCTTCGTCACGCAGCGAAACCATGATTTGAGGAACCGCATGCTCTAATGCGGGCACGTACGGGTCTGTGGGAGCCCTGGGTGAGTAATCACCCAGAGCCACCTGGTCCGCCCTCTGGAATCGACTTTTACAATGCGCAGAGGTGTCTCGATCTGAGACACACCTCAGCGACTTAGCTCCAGCCGAAACTTGCAGCGAGTGGTCCAGTCGCTGCGCCTTGGCGACGGAACAAATCTGCAGCGGTGAATCGACACTGGCAGGGTTGCTCGCGGTTTCGAAACACGCTCAACCCTGCCGAACGAACGTTATCTACGACATATTGGACAGAACGGCTATAAGGTTTGGACCAGCTTTTCGACGAGAGTAGCGACGCCAGCTTGCGCTTCGTCAATGGATCTGCGATGGCGGTCATCGCCAAACTCTTGATATTCAATCCCGATGTGGTGAATGTCGTCGTCCCCATTAACGCCGAGATAGAAAGAGCAAGTCTTTATGTGAGGCACCAAGTGATTCATGTGTTCCCGTACTCCCCCAACTTCAAATCCGAATTCACCTGATGAAGTAAGGATAACGAGTATTTTGTTAGATAGAAGCGGTTCAAGCGGAAAGTCTCCGCGGTCGAGATCGAAAGAAAAGGTCTTATTGACGCGAATGACTTGGTCGAACCACGCTTTCAGCGATGAAGGCATACCGTAATTATACATCGGCGTACCAAGCAATATGATGTCAGCAGCCGCGAGCTCTGCAATAAGAGCATCCGAAAGCGTGAGCATTTTTTCCTGCTCTTCTGATCGATCGGCAGGAGGCGTGAAAGCGCAGGCAATCCATTCGTCGGTCACGGGCGGTGGCGGCTCTCTGCCAACGTCTCGTTCAATGACCACATCTTTCGGACGGTGTTTCAACCAGTTTCGTACGAACTGCGAAGAGAGGCGCCGCGTAAGTGAACGCTCACTTCGGGCGCTAGCGTTGAGTTTGAGGATTGTCGTCATGGGTTTTCGCCTATAACTGTTGAAATGAAGGATCGCATAAATTAGGACGGATTCTTGTGCTCGTTCGGCATACTTGCCGCGGCATCAAAGCGAGGCGATGCGACGGACTGCTTCGGCGGCATCGAGCGTCTCGCTGGCGAGCATGTGGTAGTTTGTCTTTGCCGCCGCCATGCCATTAAACTCTGGCAGAATGGCCGCAGCGGTGGCATCCCAGGCGACGGCTACATCAAAGCCCTGCTCGAGGAGCTCGCGCAGGTGTGACTCGACGCACAGGTTCGCCGACATGCCGGCCAGCAGCACCTTGTCGATCCCTCGCTTACGGAGTTGCAGTGCAAGGTCGTTTGACTCGGGCCCGAAGACCTTGTGTGGACTGACGATGACTGTTTCGCCATCGTCGATGAACGGCTTGTAGCGTTCAAGCCAATCAGCGCCTGAACCCTCGAAGTTTGTTAAGTCTAGCGGACCCGGACGGTCAAACATCTTGATGTCATGCATCAGCCGTTCGAGAGAGCCTTCAAATCGCCACTTGTGATCATGCGGATAGTAGTAGTGGGGCGAGATGAAGACCGATATCGACGCGTGTTTCGCGGCACGGAACAGGGACTCGATGTTTTTGACGGTCTCGTTTTCGGTGACGCTCTTGCCGACGACGCCCCACGCGACGCCTTCGGAACTCAGAAAGTCATTCTGCGGGTCGATGACCACCAGGGCGGTGTCACTTTTGGTGAATTCGAATCCGGGGACTGGCAATGCCATGGCAAACTCCTTGCAGTGAAAGGGAAAACGATTTTTGAACTGGGTTACGCTGCGTCGCCAAGCCGGGCTTTCAGCGTGTCGATCTCTTGCTTGAGGCGGTCGATCTCGGATTGAGCTTTCGCCTCGGGGATTCGGCGATGAATGTGTTGTGGGCAATTGACGTCCCACGCTTCGATGTCGAACACAATCGCGCGCTCGGGCGTTGCGGCATAACTCGGCTGCGCTAGTTTGGCAACCAATGGGTCGTCGCCCTCGACGACACGGGCGCGGCCCCAGATTTTGATACGGCGTCGACTTTCGTAGTCCATCAAGAACAAGAAAGCCTTGGAGTTTTCCGAGAGGTTTCCCACCGACAGGTACTGCTGATTGCCACCGAAGTCGGCGAAGGCGAGCGTGCCGGGACCGATCGGTTTGAGGAAACCCGCCGGCCCGCCGCGGTACTGGATGTAAGGCTGGCCATCTGCTGTTGCGGTGCCAAGGTAGAACATGTCAAGATTCGAGAGGAACTCAGCCAAGTCGGGAGTGAC contains:
- a CDS encoding DUF4198 domain-containing protein codes for the protein MLSPYTVQHGTLGRGLALCLAVLLGWLGAMVVGCGDGRPKRVAVSGQVLIDGKPLPGGNIKFVPYGARPSMGTIGEQGHFTLTCFDGEDGAIPGMHRIEIVSNEVLSQTAIRWYAPKKYADFLTSGLEVDVTVPTDTLKIHLTWNGGKPFVEKVDMGSEGK
- a CDS encoding PEP-CTERM sorting domain-containing protein (PEP-CTERM proteins occur, often in large numbers, in the proteomes of bacteria that also encode an exosortase, a predicted intramembrane cysteine proteinase. The presence of a PEP-CTERM domain at a protein's C-terminus predicts cleavage within the sorting domain, followed by covalent anchoring to some some component of the (usually Gram-negative) cell surface. Many PEP-CTERM proteins exhibit an unusual sequence composition that includes large numbers of potential glycosylation sites. Expression of one such protein has been shown restore the ability of a bacterium to form floc, a type of biofilm.), whose product is MKPQRKTTLKGKQKPRRSKHFAKRLTCYTTAAGLGAFAYGETAQALVIHHDVEPDLAATLIDMDQGLVGDYYIDMNGDGIDDFRIRYQIAGYDLAAIRFQGVGYSEELSNTDKGSNYYVRSFELGDSIGPGAVTTSTGYGIVAPNYTNFGATDTENYPQFAGIRIDIGGMTHYGWVRMQVTPLEDFTPVAPLTATIFDWAYETDPDTAIIAGDVGSFIPGDFDDDGDVDGADLNQWQGDYGVNGGSDADVDGDSDGRDFLIWQRSYTGPMLVASSTSIPEPTSLALLAAGGGALALKRRRRT
- a CDS encoding alkaline phosphatase family protein, which codes for MSKRIAHRILLIGWEAADWHVIRPLVDSGLMPTLAKLMENGVSGNLATIQPIVPPMLWTSIATGKRADKHGICGCVEPTEDATGLRPVSCSRRSCKAVWNILSQVGMTSRVVGWPASHPAEPIQGTVVSNRFGSSLQDAAEELSFAPQTFHPASLEKEIGPRCIRSSELQMDAILPFVPQLEQIDWKSDQRIHNLVRLIARTSSVHAAACHQIVQQPWDFQAVYYSAIDDFSKCFGPSSQKHSDADLPWDAIHRNILIGCYQFLDMMLETLLSLAGADTTVLLVSDHGGQRGIYQQGFVTSQSHDLPQYGFGIACAKGPGILSSTQLTGATVLDVTPTILTMLGIAVGNDMDGRPWHEIFVEQVPSKHIKSWESEQRSAGKPIENIATNPRDNADALQLLSDLGHNYAPSGDLQQMVTRVSLINRINLALALTDSNRVAQAIEHWKALVTDYPGESSHAIQLASCYQRFDCWSECKDTLAHIPQEARKLPEVQFMLAKIALQEGEKGEALRIACELAEQGSDNSHFLNRVGGLFLQASAWVQAESVFQSSLAACKTNPIAHDGLAQVYLELDQLNTAVKHARIAVELIPHFPAAHFHLGAALHYACYDEEAIAAFETCLSMGYELEETHSRLAGLYLLRDPAKAKQHRDSANLS